One segment of Spiroplasma kunkelii CR2-3x DNA contains the following:
- the pheS gene encoding phenylalanine--tRNA ligase subunit alpha, translated as MEKELDLLFTQATKNIKAAKTVEEVNAVKLKYLGKKSMLNDLLKKMKDLRHQERLTIGQKANQIKVELTELCQVKKTELENALLIATIEQEKIDLSLPGDNLVLATKHPLNQVIDEISQLFQELGYDIVFGTEVDDDEYNFQRLNLPLGHPARDMQDTFYLSKNKLLRTHCTNMTARAVSQMKSKNEIIAMISTGNTYRRDDDDSTHSHQFMQVDGFLVAPNITFANLKWTIQYFCQRMFGEATQIRLRPSFFPFTEPSVEVDVTCVNCKGKGCSICKQTGWIEIMGSGMINPLVYQACGQDPELTGFAFGIGIERIAILKYGIDDIRRFYTNDIRFLEQFKKFD; from the coding sequence ATGGAAAAAGAATTAGACTTATTATTTACCCAAGCAACAAAAAACATTAAAGCAGCAAAAACAGTGGAGGAAGTTAATGCCGTTAAATTAAAATATTTAGGGAAAAAATCAATGTTGAATGATTTATTGAAAAAAATGAAAGATTTAAGACATCAAGAACGTTTAACAATTGGTCAAAAAGCAAATCAAATTAAAGTAGAATTAACTGAATTATGTCAAGTTAAAAAAACCGAATTAGAAAATGCTTTATTAATTGCGACAATTGAACAAGAAAAAATTGATTTATCATTACCAGGAGATAATTTAGTATTAGCAACAAAGCATCCGTTAAACCAAGTTATTGATGAAATTTCGCAATTATTTCAAGAATTAGGATATGATATTGTGTTTGGAACTGAGGTTGATGATGATGAATATAATTTTCAACGCTTAAATTTACCATTAGGACATCCAGCTCGTGATATGCAAGATACATTTTATTTGTCTAAAAACAAATTATTACGAACACACTGTACCAATATGACAGCCCGTGCAGTTTCACAGATGAAAAGTAAAAATGAAATAATTGCAATGATTTCAACTGGAAATACTTATCGCCGTGATGATGATGATTCTACACATTCACATCAATTTATGCAAGTTGATGGGTTTTTAGTTGCCCCAAATATCACTTTTGCTAATTTAAAATGAACAATTCAATACTTTTGTCAACGGATGTTTGGTGAAGCAACACAAATCCGTTTACGGCCAAGTTTTTTTCCATTTACAGAACCATCTGTTGAAGTTGATGTTACTTGTGTTAATTGTAAAGGTAAAGGTTGTTCAATTTGCAAGCAAACTGGTTGAATTGAGATTATGGGCTCTGGGATGATTAATCCGCTTGTTTATCAAGCATGTGGACAAGATCCAGAATTAACTGGCTTTGCCTTTGGCATTGGGATTGAACGAATTGCGATATTAAAATATGGGATTGATGATATTCGTCGTTTTTATACAAATGACATCCGCTTTTTAGAACAATTTAAGAAATTTGATTAG
- the pheT gene encoding phenylalanine--tRNA ligase subunit beta has product MIITRRWLNKYIDFTDISNADIVAALNSLGFEVKRTHNFDRNSNIFCGRIQVVNEIPDTHLKFCLVDRGQELVDPIVCGASNPAENGYVVVARPGAVLADGAKIAKREIKGYPSEGIMCSLSELGIAEKYLTPAEQDEIILTFNEKEGSYDMIGAEDVLTKIGLTDYLFEIDLTLNRSDCLSAYELARELGHYFKRELFTLELVESTENLKEYQNPLKVEIATSAIESAISVNIKLTPEKTPLKLSDRIWLKINEYQSNVADPFGDLAIKATIETGQPLLLYDFNKIKNPLKITDDYENKTFNIKKGDLVVLDGNEFVELIGVRVNPTYAISATTTEITVLALHLNHIIMRQQQRKVGISNVNLQRYIKPLSYATVRLGLSRYLYLLKINGFLAELSVLNFIKEYKKKVEPINITLLEINQFIGYSFTLLEIKSLLEPLAFQFKTEGEQLFVIPPVTRTDIFQKADLIEEIARLFGYNNIVAKPPVLPNLVKAKRPTEKTIKNFETFFLNNGFYQAKTYALVKQEEITHFNFFNYQKPYQLLSPLSEEHAVMRLSLINSLLNSVKYNNARNKKNVKLFTVEKIYVNEKSYYHGAFVSQAEIIQNKITGDSLSNSYYYIKSLLEAYLKSEQIDIDELSYQSAPKNKIYHPYQTSHVFLGKQLLAIIGVIHPSYQKEVDLKSTTYFGEINFEVMFNYPHKKQTFFTPPSKFSTSSRDISIWVPVTVTYEQIKKKILTGVKHVVAIEVIDQYFDHKEMPNHVALTISFTFNDMAKQLTETDINQQFEQIKMNLKKLQLQIR; this is encoded by the coding sequence ATGATTATTACAAGAAGATGATTAAATAAATATATTGATTTTACTGATATTAGTAATGCTGATATTGTTGCTGCTTTAAATAGTTTAGGGTTTGAAGTAAAACGTACGCATAATTTTGATCGTAATAGTAATATTTTTTGTGGTCGAATTCAAGTTGTTAATGAAATTCCTGATACTCATTTAAAGTTTTGTCTAGTTGATAGAGGACAAGAATTAGTTGATCCAATTGTTTGCGGAGCTAGTAACCCAGCGGAAAATGGATATGTTGTCGTTGCTCGTCCAGGGGCAGTGTTAGCTGATGGTGCAAAAATTGCAAAACGTGAAATTAAAGGATATCCTTCGGAAGGAATAATGTGTTCACTAAGTGAATTAGGAATTGCTGAAAAATATTTAACTCCAGCCGAACAAGATGAAATTATTTTAACTTTTAATGAAAAAGAAGGTTCATATGATATGATTGGTGCTGAAGATGTTTTAACTAAAATTGGTTTAACTGATTATTTGTTTGAGATTGATTTAACATTAAACCGTAGTGATTGCTTAAGTGCTTATGAATTAGCCCGTGAATTAGGCCACTATTTTAAACGTGAATTATTTACGTTAGAGTTAGTAGAATCAACAGAAAATTTAAAAGAATATCAAAATCCATTAAAAGTAGAAATTGCAACATCAGCAATTGAATCAGCAATTAGTGTTAATATTAAATTAACGCCAGAAAAAACTCCCTTAAAATTATCAGATCGAATTTGGTTAAAAATTAATGAATATCAATCAAATGTAGCAGATCCATTTGGCGATTTAGCAATTAAAGCAACCATTGAAACAGGACAACCATTATTACTTTATGATTTTAATAAAATTAAAAACCCTTTAAAAATTACTGATGATTATGAAAATAAAACTTTTAATATTAAAAAAGGTGATTTAGTAGTTCTTGATGGGAATGAATTTGTAGAATTAATTGGTGTCCGCGTTAATCCGACTTATGCTATTAGTGCTACAACAACGGAGATAACAGTGTTAGCACTCCATTTAAATCATATTATAATGCGTCAACAACAACGAAAAGTTGGTATTAGTAACGTTAATTTACAACGTTATATCAAACCCCTTAGTTATGCTACTGTTAGATTAGGATTATCACGTTATTTGTATTTATTAAAAATTAATGGTTTTTTAGCCGAGTTATCAGTTTTAAACTTTATTAAAGAATATAAGAAAAAAGTTGAGCCAATTAACATTACTTTACTTGAGATTAATCAATTTATCGGTTATTCTTTTACCTTATTAGAAATTAAATCTTTATTAGAACCATTAGCTTTCCAATTTAAAACAGAAGGTGAACAATTATTTGTGATACCACCAGTAACTCGTACCGATATTTTTCAGAAAGCTGATTTGATTGAAGAAATTGCCCGGTTATTTGGTTATAATAATATTGTTGCTAAACCACCAGTCTTACCAAATTTAGTTAAGGCTAAACGTCCTACTGAAAAAACAATTAAAAATTTTGAAACTTTCTTTTTAAATAATGGTTTTTATCAGGCAAAAACATATGCTTTAGTTAAACAAGAAGAAATTACTCATTTTAATTTTTTTAATTATCAAAAACCATATCAATTACTATCGCCATTATCGGAAGAACATGCTGTAATGCGATTAAGTTTAATAAATAGTTTATTAAACAGTGTTAAATATAATAATGCTAGAAATAAAAAAAATGTTAAGTTATTTACTGTTGAAAAAATTTATGTAAATGAGAAAAGTTATTATCATGGGGCATTTGTAAGTCAAGCAGAAATTATTCAAAATAAAATAACAGGCGATAGTCTTTCTAATTCGTATTATTATATTAAAAGTTTATTGGAAGCTTATTTGAAAAGTGAACAAATTGATATTGATGAATTATCATATCAATCAGCACCAAAAAATAAAATTTACCATCCTTATCAAACTAGTCATGTTTTTTTAGGAAAACAATTATTAGCAATTATTGGTGTGATTCATCCTAGTTATCAAAAAGAAGTTGATTTAAAAAGTACAACTTATTTTGGTGAAATTAATTTTGAAGTAATGTTTAATTATCCGCATAAGAAACAAACATTTTTCACACCGCCTTCTAAATTTAGTACAAGTAGTCGTGACATTTCAATTTGAGTACCAGTAACAGTAACCTACGAACAAATTAAGAAAAAGATTTTAACAGGAGTTAAACATGTTGTTGCAATAGAAGTGATTGACCAGTATTTTGATCATAAAGAAATGCCTAATCATGTTGCTTTAACAATTAGTTTTACATTTAATGATATGGCAAAACAGCTAACTGAAACAGATATTAACCAACAATTTGAACAAATTAAAATGAATTTGAAGAAATTACAATTACAAATTCGCTAA
- a CDS encoding MurR/RpiR family transcriptional regulator: MKVITYEKENQLTDLQIQLIEKLNNDIQSVLELTINELADSLFINTSTLSRLIKKLGFENYSKFKVWVAGKYNNIKEFDIQKNETTLHNIIDNIYKLHTYALDETYRNLKVNQLEKFIDTIHTSERIVIWGISRHILICENLNLHLNVLKYNSTYLVNYYATIQLIETLSENDLLILISKSLQDAEYHFLIEIATKRNVKIILLTINKEYKGPPNLQKLTLENTEILNFYVDNPRYVSRLMLINIIFGMLIAKYHPTHDEEYQDYYAAIDEWHKYIKKIK; the protein is encoded by the coding sequence ATGAAAGTTATAACATACGAAAAAGAAAACCAATTAACTGATTTGCAAATTCAATTAATTGAAAAATTAAATAATGACATTCAGAGTGTTCTAGAGTTAACTATTAACGAATTAGCAGATAGTCTTTTCATCAATACTTCTACCTTAAGTCGTTTAATTAAAAAATTGGGGTTTGAAAATTATAGTAAATTTAAAGTATGAGTTGCTGGAAAGTATAATAATATTAAGGAATTTGATATCCAAAAAAATGAGACAACTCTTCATAATATTATTGACAATATTTATAAACTACATACTTATGCATTAGATGAAACTTATCGAAATTTAAAAGTTAATCAATTAGAAAAATTCATTGATACAATTCATACGAGTGAACGAATTGTTATCTGGGGAATTAGTCGCCATATTTTAATTTGCGAAAATTTAAATTTACACTTAAATGTTTTAAAATATAACTCAACTTATCTTGTTAATTATTATGCCACAATTCAATTAATTGAAACTCTTAGTGAAAATGATTTATTAATTTTAATTTCAAAAAGCTTACAAGATGCTGAATATCATTTCCTAATTGAAATTGCAACAAAACGAAATGTTAAAATTATTTTATTAACAATTAATAAAGAATATAAAGGACCACCTAATTTACAAAAACTAACCTTAGAAAATACTGAAATTCTAAATTTTTATGTTGATAATCCCCGTTATGTTTCACGGTTGATGCTAATTAATATTATTTTTGGAATGTTAATTGCAAAATATCATCCTACTCATGATGAAGAATATCAAGATTATTATGCAGCCATTGATGAATGACACAAATATATTAAAAAAATAAAATAA
- a CDS encoding YceD family protein translates to MIYTETDFIKQPQVSVDIPLNISPELLDYSVNIRGIKDVNIKGIITYHPNFNAINIVATIIGEVVVEDAQTLEHFAVSINLEWNDEYSFKFYKKSDINYLNEQNFDIIKYAWDEIIMNIPINLSKKNDKMISGNSTWQVFSEEEFAAYQAAQADSRWEQLHEKLVKTTKEEK, encoded by the coding sequence ATGATTTATACAGAAACAGATTTTATTAAACAACCGCAAGTTAGTGTCGATATACCATTAAATATTAGCCCAGAATTACTAGATTATTCGGTTAATATTAGAGGAATCAAAGATGTTAATATTAAAGGAATAATTACTTATCATCCAAATTTTAATGCAATTAATATTGTTGCAACAATTATTGGTGAAGTTGTTGTTGAGGATGCTCAGACACTAGAACATTTTGCTGTTTCAATTAATTTAGAATGAAATGATGAGTATAGTTTTAAATTTTATAAAAAAAGTGATATTAATTACTTAAATGAGCAAAATTTTGATATAATAAAATATGCGTGAGATGAAATAATTATGAATATTCCTATTAATTTATCTAAAAAAAATGATAAAATGATTAGTGGTAATTCAACTTGGCAAGTTTTTTCTGAGGAAGAATTTGCAGCGTATCAAGCAGCTCAAGCGGATTCACGATGAGAACAATTACACGAAAAATTAGTTAAAACAACAAAGGAGGAGAAATAA
- the rpmF gene encoding 50S ribosomal protein L32: protein MAVPFRKTSKQAKRKRRTHFKLVGATLIACKNCGALIKPHRVCRECGYYKEKEVIRVD, encoded by the coding sequence ATGGCGGTACCATTTCGAAAAACATCTAAACAGGCAAAAAGAAAACGCCGAACACATTTTAAATTAGTTGGAGCAACTTTGATAGCATGTAAAAATTGTGGAGCATTAATTAAACCACATAGAGTTTGTCGTGAATGTGGATATTATAAGGAAAAAGAAGTTATTAGAGTTGATTAG
- the mraZ gene encoding division/cell wall cluster transcriptional repressor MraZ — protein sequence MALLGTYNHTLDDKGRLTIPSKMREQFKDDKVFISLGFDGCVDVRNEAEWLKWTEKVASTGQATAEGRALTRKIMSMSDETTFDNAGRIKISSILQNKANITKDVVIIGNNDHLELWDLKVWEVYIEQAPGIEEAAKNFEEKI from the coding sequence ATGGCATTATTAGGAACTTACAATCATACATTAGATGATAAAGGACGATTAACAATTCCTTCTAAAATGAGAGAACAGTTTAAAGATGATAAAGTCTTTATTTCTCTTGGTTTTGATGGTTGTGTTGATGTTCGCAATGAAGCTGAATGGTTAAAGTGAACAGAAAAAGTTGCTTCAACTGGACAAGCCACAGCCGAAGGAAGGGCTTTGACACGAAAAATTATGTCAATGTCTGATGAAACTACTTTCGATAATGCTGGACGAATTAAAATTTCGTCCATTTTACAAAATAAAGCAAATATTACAAAAGATGTTGTTATTATTGGAAACAATGATCATTTAGAATTATGAGATTTGAAAGTTTGAGAAGTATATATTGAACAAGCACCAGGAATTGAAGAAGCGGCAAAAAATTTTGAGGAAAAAATTTAA
- the rsmH gene encoding 16S rRNA (cytosine(1402)-N(4))-methyltransferase RsmH, giving the protein MEFKHQTVLLQEAISGLNVQNNGIYVDCTLGRAGHSLEILKHLPNGKLYCFEQDEAAIVVSEEILQKSKYRNYEIIKNNFVNLAAELQLRNVKAVNGILYDLGVSSPQLDDDKRGFSYRYDSPLDMRMNQHQGLTAKTVVNTYSQEALVKLFQDYGEEPFAKVIAKTIVIARNEQEIVTTFHLVEIIKKSLPQKILKKAKHPAKRVFQALRIEVNQELFVLQESLRQATTLLAVHGRLVVISFHSLEDRIVKKYFQSLTKDPNYEINQQLPAISYFESDYHIITKKVIVSSVTEQTNNHRSRSAKLRILERVK; this is encoded by the coding sequence ATGGAATTTAAACATCAGACAGTCTTATTACAAGAAGCAATTTCCGGTTTAAATGTTCAAAACAATGGAATTTATGTTGATTGTACCTTAGGGCGAGCGGGACATAGTCTTGAAATTTTAAAGCATCTTCCAAATGGAAAGTTATATTGCTTTGAACAAGATGAAGCAGCAATTGTTGTTTCTGAAGAAATTTTGCAGAAGAGTAAATATCGTAATTATGAAATTATTAAAAATAATTTTGTTAATTTAGCTGCTGAATTACAACTACGAAATGTTAAAGCAGTTAATGGAATTTTATATGACCTCGGAGTATCATCACCACAATTAGATGATGATAAACGTGGTTTTAGTTATCGCTATGATAGTCCATTGGACATGCGGATGAATCAACATCAAGGATTAACAGCAAAAACCGTTGTTAATACTTATTCGCAAGAAGCTTTAGTAAAACTTTTTCAAGATTATGGTGAAGAACCATTTGCAAAAGTAATTGCAAAAACCATTGTTATTGCTCGTAATGAACAAGAAATTGTTACTACTTTCCATCTTGTTGAAATTATTAAAAAAAGTTTGCCACAAAAGATTTTAAAAAAGGCAAAACATCCAGCAAAACGAGTTTTTCAAGCATTACGAATTGAAGTAAATCAAGAGTTATTTGTTTTACAAGAATCATTACGACAAGCAACAACTTTATTAGCAGTGCATGGTCGGTTAGTTGTAATTTCGTTTCATTCATTAGAAGATCGTATTGTTAAAAAATATTTTCAAAGTTTAACAAAAGATCCTAATTATGAAATAAATCAACAGCTACCAGCAATATCATATTTTGAAAGTGATTATCACATTATTACTAAGAAAGTAATTGTATCTTCGGTAACTGAACAAACAAACAACCATCGAAGTAGAAGTGCTAAATTAAGAATATTAGAACGGGTAAAATAA
- a CDS encoding cell division protein FtsA, which produces MDYKLKEVYAVLEIKNYSFSFMVGVYTESQIKVLYKKHFEYHFCDNGIIIDEKNVAKELVNLIKDANRQLGIVIERVAISIPTNNMTIKTSTKMLNLIHDRLITKNDIDSLITLAKEVPLLDDETAFFIRPYRYIINEQKALSAPPIGQAAHKVSIKAIVYVTKKHIIQSIFATLKYAKIEVMGILPEGFSLAWNISSQVDLQNGITIINWDYDNIIAYVFVRETLCEQIIIPGGIKKIIMLLRNVLSCDNKQALKYLYKIINLNNNSKDNLIIYSKYDQQQQAQLNFTHYDLKRIVNHVLTEEMETLSEKLANSLGRYNYPVVVVGEILLISGFKENLLALNKDKNITVYIASTLGAKETWCTGLLGNIYYQHLANKVSATNIQSVDHRYIRYLNNNGDKKRPRNDKYGEHHQPGGNDNPVQGVMPLSNQHLNGSQQYQQKYYQNIK; this is translated from the coding sequence GTGGATTATAAGTTAAAAGAAGTATATGCTGTGTTAGAAATTAAAAATTATAGTTTTAGTTTTATGGTTGGTGTTTATACTGAATCACAAATTAAAGTGCTTTATAAAAAGCATTTTGAATATCACTTTTGTGATAATGGCATCATTATTGATGAAAAAAATGTGGCTAAAGAATTAGTTAATTTAATTAAAGATGCAAATCGACAATTAGGAATTGTAATTGAACGGGTGGCAATTAGTATTCCAACAAATAATATGACAATTAAAACTTCGACCAAAATGCTAAATTTAATACATGATCGTCTAATTACAAAGAATGATATTGATTCATTAATTACATTAGCAAAAGAAGTTCCTTTATTAGATGATGAAACTGCTTTTTTTATTAGACCATATCGTTACATTATTAATGAACAAAAAGCATTATCAGCGCCACCAATAGGGCAGGCGGCGCATAAAGTAAGTATTAAGGCAATTGTTTATGTAACAAAAAAACATATTATTCAAAGTATTTTTGCGACACTTAAATATGCCAAAATTGAAGTTATGGGTATCCTTCCAGAAGGGTTTAGTCTTGCGTGAAATATTTCATCACAAGTTGATTTGCAAAATGGAATTACAATTATTAATTGAGATTATGATAATATTATCGCTTATGTTTTTGTTCGTGAAACTTTATGCGAACAAATTATTATTCCGGGTGGGATTAAAAAAATAATTATGCTATTACGTAATGTCTTAAGTTGTGATAATAAGCAAGCACTAAAATATTTATATAAAATTATTAATTTAAATAATAATAGTAAAGATAATTTAATTATTTATAGCAAATATGATCAACAGCAACAAGCACAATTAAATTTTACCCATTATGATTTAAAACGAATTGTTAATCATGTTTTAACAGAAGAAATGGAAACATTGAGTGAAAAGTTAGCTAATAGCTTAGGGCGTTATAACTATCCAGTGGTTGTTGTTGGTGAAATTTTACTAATTAGTGGGTTTAAAGAAAATTTGTTGGCGTTAAATAAAGATAAAAATATTACCGTTTATATTGCTTCAACATTAGGAGCAAAAGAAACATGATGTACTGGCTTATTGGGAAATATTTATTATCAACATTTAGCAAATAAAGTTAGTGCAACAAATATTCAATCGGTTGATCATCGTTATATTCGTTATTTAAATAATAATGGTGATAAAAAAAGACCACGAAATGACAAATATGGTGAGCATCATCAACCAGGTGGCAATGATAATCCGGTACAAGGGGTTATGCCGCTAAGTAACCAGCATTTAAACGGTTCCCAGCAATATCAACAAAAATACTACCAAAATATTAAATAA
- the ftsZ gene encoding cell division protein FtsZ, which produces MDNFDNYEQVASIKVIGIGGAGNNAVNRMIEAGVQGVEFIVANTDAQIISVSKSKNKIVLGKETSKGLGAGANPDVGRQAAIESAEEIKDALKGADMVFVAAGMGGGTGTGAAPIIAKLAREQGALTVGIITTPFSFEGRARNSYAIQGIEELRKHVDSLIIISNDRLLEVIGGVPLKDSFKEADNILRQGVQTITDLIAVPSLINLDFADIKTVMKNKGNALFGIGIGSGKDKAIEAANKAIISPLLEASIRGARDAIINVTGGNTLTLNDANDAVDIVKQAIGGEVNIIFGTAVNEHLDDEMIVTVIATGFDEEQNFTNPDNDYRASMEEYEASAPRPTRYAEVSDDNDKDVARKRPSYFTNLSENAERETANANRRINAWREHVNNNQVVEHDDDDDDDLPPFVRRSW; this is translated from the coding sequence ATGGACAATTTTGATAATTATGAACAAGTCGCGTCAATAAAAGTTATTGGTATTGGTGGTGCTGGCAATAATGCTGTCAATCGGATGATTGAAGCAGGCGTACAAGGGGTTGAATTTATTGTTGCTAATACTGATGCCCAGATTATTAGTGTTTCAAAATCAAAAAATAAAATTGTATTAGGTAAAGAAACATCAAAAGGACTAGGAGCAGGTGCTAATCCTGATGTTGGTCGTCAAGCAGCAATTGAATCAGCAGAGGAAATTAAAGACGCTTTAAAAGGGGCAGATATGGTTTTTGTCGCCGCTGGAATGGGTGGTGGAACCGGAACTGGGGCTGCTCCTATTATTGCCAAACTTGCCAGAGAACAGGGTGCTTTAACCGTTGGAATTATTACAACGCCATTTTCATTTGAAGGACGTGCGCGCAATAGTTATGCTATTCAAGGAATTGAAGAACTACGTAAACATGTTGATTCATTAATTATTATTTCAAATGATCGATTATTAGAAGTAATTGGTGGTGTCCCATTAAAAGATTCATTCAAAGAAGCAGATAATATTTTACGCCAAGGAGTTCAAACCATTACTGATTTAATTGCAGTACCATCCTTAATTAATTTAGACTTTGCAGATATTAAGACCGTGATGAAAAATAAAGGGAATGCTTTATTTGGAATTGGGATTGGTTCAGGTAAAGATAAAGCAATTGAAGCTGCTAATAAAGCAATTATTTCTCCCTTATTAGAAGCATCAATTCGCGGTGCTCGTGATGCTATTATTAATGTTACTGGTGGTAATACCTTAACCTTAAATGATGCTAATGATGCTGTTGATATTGTTAAACAAGCAATTGGTGGTGAAGTTAATATTATTTTTGGAACAGCAGTTAATGAGCATTTAGATGATGAAATGATTGTAACTGTCATCGCAACTGGGTTCGATGAAGAACAAAATTTTACTAATCCAGATAATGATTATCGTGCTTCAATGGAAGAATACGAAGCATCAGCACCACGCCCAACACGGTATGCTGAGGTTAGTGATGACAATGATAAAGATGTTGCTCGTAAACGGCCAAGTTATTTCACTAATTTATCTGAAAATGCTGAACGTGAAACAGCGAATGCAAATCGTCGGATTAATGCGTGACGAGAACATGTTAATAATAATCAAGTCGTTGAACATGATGATGATGATGATGATGATTTACCACCATTTGTTCGTCGTAGTTGATAA
- a CDS encoding S4 domain-containing protein: MVSSLCNVSRQQAQKYVEQNYVYVNFSVVNNKTF; this comes from the coding sequence GTGGTAAGTTCCCTTTGCAATGTTTCACGCCAACAAGCACAAAAATATGTTGAACAAAATTATGTTTATGTTAATTTTTCAGTGGTAAATAATAAGACTTTTTAA